In uncultured Methanobacterium sp., a genomic segment contains:
- a CDS encoding EhaF family protein, whose translation MISIGRLWNALANPKRIPRLFSVILGVLLLAGFLVPMGLNDNQLYPRPAPQLQIDEHDPFAPYDRGGSPLTEPGIVKSQYPQFSAKSGMVTGYLSPISISVSNTTLYFGTSIYSSPGGLIDEILYYSRGFDTVLESSILMMAFVIASWVALNFTMKRREDE comes from the coding sequence ATGATTAGTATAGGTCGATTGTGGAATGCACTGGCCAATCCCAAGAGGATCCCACGATTATTCTCTGTGATACTGGGAGTTTTATTACTGGCCGGTTTTCTGGTACCCATGGGACTTAACGATAACCAATTATACCCCAGACCAGCACCACAATTACAGATAGATGAACATGACCCATTTGCACCTTATGATCGGGGAGGATCACCATTAACAGAACCTGGAATTGTGAAATCACAGTACCCCCAGTTCTCAGCAAAATCTGGAATGGTGACTGGTTATTTATCTCCTATTTCCATATCAGTAAGTAACACCACACTCTACTTTGGTACATCAATCTATTCATCCCCTGGAGGATTAATAGATGAAATATTATACTATTCACGAGGATTCGACACAGTACTGGAGTCCAGCATACTCATGATGGCCTTTGTAATTGCGTCGTGGGTGGCACTCAATTTCACCATGAAAAGGAGGGAAGATGAATGA
- a CDS encoding EhaE family protein, which translates to MLDIYIWFYTGVALTILGGVAAAIGPGVKDPLVRTLNTEIAAVGVSLIFLTYNHTIALLTYIAASTIITMILLRAIVRLEEVGAKL; encoded by the coding sequence TTGCTTGATATTTACATATGGTTCTATACTGGTGTGGCACTCACCATCCTCGGAGGTGTTGCTGCTGCCATAGGCCCAGGAGTCAAAGACCCCCTTGTACGAACCTTGAATACAGAAATTGCCGCAGTTGGTGTTTCACTCATATTTTTAACCTATAACCACACAATTGCCCTTTTAACCTACATTGCAGCAAGTACCATAATTACCATGATCCTTTTGAGGGCTATTGTGAGGTTGGAAGAAGTGGGGGCTAAATTATGA
- a CDS encoding nickel-dependent hydrogenase large subunit, translating to MILPIGPIHPALKEPVRLKLKTKGEKVISAEIDYGYVHRGIEKVMEGKTWQKGIFLSERVCGICSYIHTQTFAETFEKIAGERAPLRAQYLRVLTNELDRIQSHLLANSTYFKAVEHETLFMYMLYLREPVMDAIELLTGNRVNMGWNVVGGVKMDAKETHLNQIKEIITKLESEYDRYVSMYEEGPLVGLRCKDVGKMSRDDAITGRAVGPIGRASGLKHDLREDHHTYQDHFDWKVIWRKEGDNNARNMNRFDEVRESIKLIKQVIDNIPEGDVRKKINIPAGYAEWRNEAPRGEVTYMIETNGNLINNISIRTPSIMNIDVCARYMLNDVATVADAVATYASVDPCVACTERVVITDESGKKKEFDGLHTVKYLK from the coding sequence ATGATACTTCCAATTGGACCCATACACCCCGCACTTAAAGAACCAGTCCGCCTCAAACTCAAAACAAAGGGAGAAAAGGTCATAAGTGCCGAAATTGATTACGGGTACGTTCATAGAGGAATAGAAAAGGTAATGGAAGGTAAAACTTGGCAAAAAGGAATATTTCTCTCTGAAAGGGTTTGTGGAATCTGTTCCTACATTCACACCCAGACCTTTGCTGAAACCTTTGAGAAGATAGCAGGAGAACGTGCACCATTACGGGCCCAGTACCTGCGGGTTTTAACCAATGAACTGGACCGGATCCAGAGCCACCTTCTGGCCAACTCAACCTACTTCAAAGCTGTTGAACACGAAACCCTGTTCATGTACATGCTGTACCTACGGGAACCAGTGATGGATGCCATAGAACTTTTAACCGGTAACCGGGTTAATATGGGCTGGAATGTAGTTGGTGGGGTTAAAATGGATGCCAAGGAAACCCACCTCAACCAGATAAAAGAGATCATCACCAAACTGGAATCAGAATACGATAGATACGTGTCAATGTATGAAGAAGGGCCACTTGTAGGTCTAAGGTGTAAAGATGTGGGTAAAATGAGCCGTGATGATGCCATAACTGGTCGTGCAGTTGGACCCATAGGAAGGGCTTCTGGCCTAAAACACGACCTTAGGGAAGATCATCATACTTACCAGGACCACTTTGACTGGAAAGTTATCTGGAGAAAAGAGGGAGATAACAATGCCCGAAACATGAACCGTTTCGATGAAGTTAGAGAGTCTATTAAACTCATCAAACAGGTGATTGACAATATTCCCGAGGGAGATGTGCGTAAAAAGATTAACATCCCCGCAGGATATGCGGAGTGGAGGAATGAAGCTCCACGTGGTGAAGTCACTTACATGATTGAAACCAACGGTAATCTCATAAACAATATTTCAATTAGAACCCCCAGCATTATGAACATCGACGTGTGTGCCCGGTACATGTTGAATGACGTGGCTACAGTGGCTGACGCAGTTGCCACCTATGCCAGTGTAGACCCCTGTGTTGCCTGCACTGAAAGAGTAGTGATCACAGATGAAAGTGGAAAAAAGAAGGAGTTTGATGGGCTTCACACTGTTAAATATCTCAAATAA
- a CDS encoding DUF2108 domain-containing protein gives MYLDFINLTTVSAALTLIGTAGIIVLAKPLDKVIMFVLLQGGFIGMIVAAKYLDVAMAAAIFDPITTVILLIGIIKLNEVRKKNRESQEEGNLA, from the coding sequence ATGTACCTTGACTTTATAAACTTAACCACTGTATCGGCAGCACTCACCTTAATTGGTACTGCCGGGATCATAGTCCTTGCAAAACCACTGGATAAAGTGATCATGTTCGTGCTTCTTCAGGGTGGGTTTATCGGAATGATCGTAGCTGCCAAGTACCTGGACGTGGCCATGGCCGCAGCCATCTTCGACCCAATCACCACTGTCATATTATTGATTGGAATCATCAAATTAAATGAAGTAAGAAAGAAAAATCGAGAATCCCAGGAGGAAGGGAACCTTGCTTGA
- a CDS encoding proton-conducting transporter membrane subunit: protein MNIIILGQQLLGYIPLGDIVLYMAPLNLFMFAGALAFTTLIAISKTETQVEAEFGTLKDKGVTVDKKEFKIRRFLAIICGLATAGAMITGDVFDFTLFVCLIGIVNIGIVAAVKQVDVLDAAFQYGLVAMIATLPLFGGAALILAATGTISLLEIVNIPTTAMMAFGSILLFLGVAGETGVAPFYATKAEMFRTPGSPFLLIIHLSSLLVIVRVIEILLIINKPF from the coding sequence ATGAATATCATTATACTGGGCCAACAATTACTGGGATACATCCCACTGGGAGACATTGTCCTTTACATGGCTCCCCTCAATCTGTTCATGTTCGCCGGTGCACTGGCCTTCACTACTCTCATTGCCATCAGCAAAACTGAAACCCAGGTTGAAGCGGAATTCGGAACCCTTAAAGATAAGGGAGTGACTGTTGATAAAAAAGAATTCAAAATTCGTAGATTCCTGGCTATAATATGTGGACTGGCCACTGCCGGTGCAATGATCACTGGAGACGTATTTGATTTCACCTTATTTGTCTGTTTGATAGGTATCGTTAACATTGGGATAGTAGCCGCTGTAAAACAGGTGGACGTCTTAGATGCTGCATTTCAGTACGGTCTGGTGGCCATGATTGCCACTTTACCCCTCTTTGGGGGAGCAGCATTGATCCTGGCAGCAACCGGAACCATTAGTTTACTGGAAATTGTGAACATACCCACCACCGCCATGATGGCCTTTGGTTCTATCTTACTATTCCTGGGAGTGGCTGGTGAAACTGGTGTGGCACCATTTTATGCTACCAAAGCAGAGATGTTCCGTACTCCAGGTTCCCCATTTTTGCTAATAATTCACTTAAGCTCATTACTGGTAATTGTTCGAGTAATTGAAATACTTTTAATCATTAACAAACCATTTTAA
- a CDS encoding NADH-quinone oxidoreductase subunit H, with protein sequence MNLMANILLNVLIAFLVGSVLFGLQRKIMARIQMRPGPPIIQHLLHTLKFFIKESSFPQTAAMPFYIAITAMLCVIWVAAVIVGPVTGGSLLLIFAIYAIHKIVEHNAGSSSGSPYGKLSCVRAVFSAAAEVPLFAVLIIIYFKTGTMTLSNIVSFQAASGPLIYSIPLAAAMFFVLILSKAPYSPFAITKGKDIISGYETEHFGLLRGYLMMSESIAWYMLLWVFLTVFIGGLSPLWYLVGMVLMSAIVALINATTPILNPNHSIMMQVSFAIIGIIGSFALLLY encoded by the coding sequence TTGAACTTAATGGCAAACATTCTGTTAAACGTTCTCATCGCATTTCTGGTGGGAAGTGTCCTTTTCGGACTGCAGAGGAAGATAATGGCCAGGATACAGATGAGGCCAGGACCACCCATTATCCAGCACCTCTTACACACCTTAAAATTCTTCATTAAAGAATCATCATTCCCACAAACAGCGGCAATGCCGTTCTATATAGCCATAACAGCCATGTTATGTGTTATATGGGTGGCAGCAGTTATAGTGGGTCCAGTTACGGGAGGATCACTTTTACTAATATTTGCCATCTATGCCATCCACAAGATCGTGGAACACAATGCAGGATCCTCTTCAGGGTCTCCCTATGGTAAACTAAGCTGTGTCAGGGCAGTTTTCTCAGCAGCAGCCGAGGTACCACTGTTTGCAGTTCTAATCATAATCTACTTTAAAACAGGAACCATGACCCTGAGTAACATCGTCAGTTTCCAGGCCGCCAGCGGCCCCCTCATATACAGCATACCATTGGCCGCGGCCATGTTCTTCGTGTTAATACTTTCCAAAGCACCTTACTCTCCCTTCGCCATAACCAAGGGTAAAGATATCATTTCAGGATACGAAACAGAGCACTTCGGACTACTCCGTGGTTATCTGATGATGTCCGAGTCAATAGCATGGTACATGCTTTTATGGGTGTTCTTAACAGTTTTCATTGGCGGATTAAGTCCACTGTGGTATCTGGTGGGCATGGTTCTCATGTCTGCAATTGTGGCCCTCATAAATGCCACTACCCCTATCTTAAACCCCAACCATTCCATAATGATGCAAGTTAGCTTTGCAATAATTGGAATCATAGGTTCCTTTGCGCTGCTACTATACTAA
- a CDS encoding formylmethanofuran--tetrahydromethanopterin N-formyltransferase, giving the protein MTTEKGNGNLPGNKEKYPLRIDKIEDTYAEAFNGICCRVIVTADDDLTLQRAAYDATSTPGTVIGRVEGGVEGWLNEDQTPDHRKGAILQFWYNTTDIEKFQVELSYRIRQDILVKPFTSVFDASIKPSGYIDTMKYVGHCGDGYEWEEEIYGRHMIVVPIAIPDFIIERKLGYMEGIMGANFWYYSKSKEAVMEGGRAALKAIESIEWVITPFDICSAASKPETNYPWIGPTTNHPYCPTLQNILGGESQVPEGVNYIPEIVLNGLSLENVKNAMKKGMEVLLDYEDVLGISAGNYDGKLGDHQIHLKELFP; this is encoded by the coding sequence ATGACCACTGAAAAAGGGAATGGAAATTTACCTGGAAATAAAGAAAAATATCCATTAAGGATAGATAAAATTGAAGATACCTACGCCGAAGCCTTCAATGGTATCTGCTGCAGGGTTATTGTCACTGCCGACGATGATCTGACCCTCCAAAGAGCTGCATACGATGCCACCAGCACCCCTGGAACCGTAATTGGCCGGGTGGAAGGAGGAGTTGAAGGATGGTTAAATGAAGACCAGACTCCGGACCATAGGAAAGGAGCAATACTCCAGTTCTGGTACAATACCACTGACATTGAAAAGTTTCAGGTGGAATTATCCTACCGTATAAGGCAGGACATCCTGGTCAAACCATTCACATCTGTATTTGATGCATCTATAAAACCCTCAGGCTATATTGACACCATGAAATATGTAGGTCACTGTGGTGATGGATACGAGTGGGAAGAAGAAATATACGGTAGGCACATGATTGTGGTACCCATAGCCATACCTGACTTTATCATTGAACGCAAGTTAGGGTACATGGAAGGAATTATGGGTGCCAACTTCTGGTACTACTCTAAAAGTAAAGAAGCAGTCATGGAAGGCGGTAGAGCTGCACTGAAAGCAATTGAAAGTATTGAATGGGTGATCACTCCTTTTGATATCTGTTCTGCGGCTTCAAAGCCTGAAACCAACTACCCCTGGATTGGACCCACCACCAACCATCCTTACTGCCCCACACTGCAGAACATATTGGGAGGCGAATCCCAGGTACCAGAGGGTGTTAATTACATTCCAGAAATAGTATTAAACGGGCTAAGCCTTGAAAATGTTAAAAATGCCATGAAAAAAGGGATGGAAGTCCTGCTGGATTATGAGGACGTCCTAGGAATATCCGCTGGTAATTATGATGGTAAACTTGGAGACCACCAGATCCATTTGAAGGAGTTATTCCCTTAA
- a CDS encoding 4Fe-4S binding protein: MPTASDETGKSDKPKKIYKPLRDVEVEYNIDHHKCTICTERPCINACPVDAVSEDPMDKHIEIDDKCLGCVLCRNVCPYDAIHMETTLAEPRRENVPNINTKLCRQCGACVDACRMGAIHLVSTGTEEAHSVIDEDKCVRCGYCSRVCPTEAIKYGEILPRSVVGGKAIVVNQKKCIGCMTCTRVCPSKGAINVGKMNKLPYINPSYCARCEECMNVCPSTAIRYSSRKRAYEGYQKIKTMEIVSELMEKESEKLARETVKIDSILNKVTREVSYSHEEDEFTQDVTDLVTDEIKSLVGGDLEIEDLKEIIHATNPHREIMVDEDTCIGCSACIKECPVDCIELEMPSPVHIGEDCVYCGKCVGTCPFNSISLKEESFQVEDGRVLFKRRNITGPSKGEVLIDNNACQKCGVCVNKCPVDAMTLDNDQVTVNDDKCILCGECQAICPTRAIKLDHTDED; the protein is encoded by the coding sequence ATGCCCACAGCAAGCGATGAAACTGGAAAATCAGATAAACCTAAAAAGATTTACAAACCACTTCGTGACGTGGAAGTGGAATATAACATTGATCATCATAAGTGCACCATCTGCACTGAAAGGCCCTGTATTAATGCCTGTCCTGTGGATGCAGTGAGTGAAGATCCCATGGACAAGCACATTGAAATTGATGATAAATGTTTAGGATGTGTTCTGTGTAGAAATGTCTGCCCCTACGATGCCATACATATGGAAACAACCCTCGCAGAACCTCGTAGAGAAAATGTTCCCAACATAAACACCAAACTCTGCAGGCAGTGTGGAGCATGCGTGGATGCCTGCCGAATGGGTGCTATTCACCTTGTTTCTACTGGTACAGAGGAAGCGCACAGTGTAATTGATGAAGATAAATGTGTGCGCTGTGGCTACTGTTCCCGAGTTTGTCCCACTGAAGCCATTAAGTACGGGGAGATCCTGCCCCGCTCAGTGGTAGGTGGAAAGGCCATTGTGGTAAACCAGAAAAAATGTATCGGCTGTATGACTTGTACCCGTGTATGTCCTTCCAAAGGTGCCATTAATGTGGGTAAAATGAATAAACTGCCCTATATCAACCCATCTTACTGTGCACGATGTGAAGAATGTATGAATGTCTGCCCATCAACTGCAATACGTTATTCTTCCCGTAAAAGGGCATATGAAGGGTATCAGAAAATAAAAACCATGGAAATTGTTTCTGAGCTTATGGAAAAAGAAAGTGAAAAATTAGCCCGTGAAACAGTTAAAATAGACTCCATCTTGAACAAGGTCACCCGTGAAGTGAGTTATAGCCATGAAGAAGATGAATTCACCCAGGATGTCACTGATCTGGTAACTGACGAAATCAAATCACTGGTTGGAGGAGATCTTGAAATTGAAGATCTTAAAGAGATAATACATGCCACCAACCCCCACCGGGAGATAATGGTGGATGAAGATACCTGTATTGGTTGTAGTGCCTGTATAAAAGAGTGTCCAGTGGATTGCATTGAATTGGAAATGCCTTCACCAGTACATATTGGGGAAGACTGCGTTTACTGTGGTAAGTGTGTTGGAACCTGCCCATTTAATTCTATTTCACTTAAAGAAGAATCTTTCCAGGTTGAAGATGGCCGTGTTCTATTTAAAAGGCGTAACATTACAGGCCCCTCTAAAGGGGAAGTTCTCATTGACAACAATGCCTGTCAGAAGTGTGGAGTCTGTGTCAACAAATGCCCGGTTGATGCCATGACCCTGGATAATGATCAGGTCACAGTTAATGATGATAAATGTATTTTATGTGGGGAATGTCAGGCCATTTGCCCCACCAGAGCCATTAAACTGGATCATACAGATGAAGATTAG
- a CDS encoding 4Fe-4S binding protein, which yields MSSVIWYIYEFARKSWAENFAVAKTNPEIVEAPDRFRDFPQVFPENCIACGACTAACPAPQAIKLVRSEDTADEEGQTYPVINNRGCIRCGFCAEVCPTDPKTITCGENHLIREEFTILPSEIMYVIDDYLCIRCKKCMNSCPVYGAIYEENNKILIDKSVCISCGECLKNCPVKGAVKGIYVSNVQEQKKIINLIVNTLEEYIDGQRDKITHLKDTEVYKMDYPIKELVESARSIVKNDALILDTFHKITDRLNMRIVTWDEGKCKKCQLCVDECPSGAIRYDKEEDVIKRDTNKCLRCSTCYQTCPFGVAGFFVARFLLDPPSLEEGIIHITIKAAPLPVGAD from the coding sequence ATGTCATCGGTAATCTGGTATATTTACGAGTTCGCCCGAAAATCCTGGGCTGAAAATTTTGCAGTAGCCAAGACCAACCCCGAGATTGTGGAAGCACCAGATCGTTTCCGGGATTTCCCTCAGGTCTTTCCAGAAAACTGCATAGCCTGCGGTGCATGCACTGCAGCATGCCCTGCCCCTCAAGCCATTAAACTCGTGAGGAGTGAGGACACTGCAGATGAGGAAGGGCAAACTTATCCCGTGATTAACAACCGTGGGTGTATCCGCTGCGGATTTTGTGCGGAAGTCTGTCCCACTGACCCTAAAACAATTACCTGCGGGGAAAACCATCTCATCAGAGAAGAATTTACCATCCTTCCTTCTGAAATAATGTACGTAATCGATGATTACCTCTGCATTCGCTGCAAAAAATGTATGAATTCCTGCCCAGTCTACGGGGCCATTTACGAAGAGAACAATAAGATCCTCATTGATAAATCAGTGTGCATAAGTTGTGGAGAATGCCTGAAAAACTGTCCAGTGAAGGGTGCAGTTAAAGGTATTTATGTCTCCAATGTCCAGGAACAGAAGAAGATCATCAATTTAATTGTTAACACTTTAGAAGAATACATTGATGGGCAAAGAGACAAAATAACCCATTTAAAAGATACTGAAGTTTATAAAATGGATTATCCCATCAAAGAGCTTGTTGAAAGTGCTCGATCCATAGTAAAAAATGATGCCCTTATCCTGGATACATTCCATAAAATTACCGATCGATTGAATATGCGTATTGTGACCTGGGATGAAGGAAAATGTAAAAAATGCCAGTTATGTGTTGATGAATGCCCATCAGGTGCCATACGTTATGATAAAGAGGAAGATGTGATTAAACGGGACACCAATAAGTGTCTGCGTTGCAGTACCTGTTACCAGACCTGCCCATTTGGAGTGGCAGGATTCTTTGTAGCCAGGTTTTTACTGGACCCCCCATCTCTGGAAGAAGGAATCATCCACATCACTATTAAAGCAGCACCGTTACCTGTAGGAGCTGATTAA
- a CDS encoding hydrogenase, producing MEMQEKDTLFLMTLAAFGAVLASALATFIQWIVVLPLTIAVFLLMILTYFLNRKGAIHFSENAEKWAMILTLLVFIAAFIYLYRPV from the coding sequence ATGGAAATGCAAGAAAAAGACACACTGTTCCTCATGACCCTGGCGGCCTTTGGTGCTGTTTTAGCCAGTGCATTGGCTACATTTATACAGTGGATTGTGGTTTTACCACTCACCATTGCAGTTTTTCTCTTAATGATTCTCACCTATTTCCTTAATCGAAAGGGAGCCATTCACTTCTCAGAGAATGCTGAGAAATGGGCCATGATCCTAACTCTCCTGGTGTTCATAGCCGCATTTATATACCTTTACCGCCCCGTTTAA
- a CDS encoding DUF2104 domain-containing protein, producing MNETIYLLYILSFVLGSIVGLVASYRKYKAPYAIGKLDALAVILAIIGWTLTLNSVLITFIPEYITITIGVFLLAMVLGMRPGYGRNETFIGIIFAGIIWIMRTVIL from the coding sequence ATGAATGAAACAATTTACCTACTTTACATACTTTCCTTTGTACTGGGATCCATAGTGGGACTGGTGGCAAGTTACCGGAAATACAAAGCACCCTATGCCATTGGAAAGCTTGATGCCCTGGCCGTGATACTGGCTATAATCGGCTGGACATTAACCCTTAACAGTGTTCTAATAACGTTCATACCTGAATACATAACTATAACCATTGGTGTGTTCCTCCTGGCAATGGTGCTGGGAATGAGACCAGGTTATGGTCGTAACGAGACCTTTATAGGCATAATATTTGCTGGAATCATCTGGATTATGAGGACGGTGATCCTTTGA
- a CDS encoding DUF1959 domain-containing protein, which produces MNEEDTGKTGDISSLDEDDVLRIMKMRIIESYRWKLDIVEPISKELGISEDELEEILVRRLDMASLEALHPRYESSKHHCIKEKLHADLRLCWLSDAMNILTKEETEEIKNKIAAEILTEGKSYQEALEDGRKDLLEYLMR; this is translated from the coding sequence TTGAACGAAGAGGATACAGGGAAAACTGGAGATATATCCAGTTTGGATGAAGATGATGTGCTGCGTATCATGAAGATGCGAATTATTGAAAGTTATCGCTGGAAACTGGACATAGTTGAACCCATATCCAAGGAACTGGGAATTTCAGAAGATGAACTGGAAGAAATATTAGTCAGAAGGTTGGATATGGCCAGTTTAGAGGCATTGCACCCGCGTTATGAATCATCAAAACATCACTGTATAAAAGAAAAACTGCACGCTGATTTAAGATTATGCTGGTTATCAGATGCAATGAACATATTAACTAAAGAAGAAACTGAAGAAATTAAAAATAAAATTGCTGCTGAAATATTAACTGAAGGTAAATCTTACCAGGAAGCCTTAGAAGACGGTAGGAAAGATTTACTGGAATATCTAATGAGATAA
- a CDS encoding DUF788 domain-containing protein: protein MDKLKVTSSLIFIISVAGIVYALLFNPPSWVVYGISIIFIPAGILSFGLIVMARGPKDDEDDKTREPFIGY from the coding sequence ATGGACAAACTGAAGGTAACAAGTTCTTTAATATTTATAATCTCGGTGGCAGGAATAGTCTATGCACTCCTGTTCAATCCACCCAGCTGGGTGGTTTATGGAATTTCCATTATATTCATACCTGCAGGAATACTCTCCTTTGGATTGATAGTAATGGCCAGGGGTCCAAAGGATGATGAAGATGACAAGACCAGGGAACCATTTATAGGATATTAA
- a CDS encoding NADH-quinone oxidoreductase subunit B family protein yields MLDALKDVVRKSSIHVCLINTGGCNGCDIEVVALLSPRYDLEQYGIYVHNNPREADVILVTGAMSEQWKKNLQRIYAKAPEPKIVVAIGNCPLTGDVFNQEGCKIYAPVSDFIPVDAEIPGCPPRPSEILAAILAVGPDAIAAKGRQKQ; encoded by the coding sequence ATGTTAGATGCCCTTAAAGATGTTGTAAGGAAAAGTTCAATTCACGTATGCCTTATTAACACTGGAGGATGTAACGGCTGTGACATCGAAGTGGTGGCACTCTTGTCACCCCGCTACGATTTAGAACAGTACGGTATCTACGTCCACAACAATCCCAGGGAAGCCGATGTAATACTGGTAACCGGGGCCATGTCAGAACAGTGGAAAAAGAACCTGCAAAGAATTTATGCTAAAGCCCCAGAACCCAAGATAGTGGTGGCCATAGGAAACTGCCCCCTAACAGGGGATGTTTTCAATCAGGAAGGATGCAAAATATACGCCCCAGTATCCGATTTCATACCAGTGGACGCTGAAATACCTGGATGTCCACCCCGACCATCTGAAATTTTAGCTGCCATCTTGGCAGTGGGCCCTGATGCCATAGCAGCAAAAGGGAGGCAAAAACAATGA
- a CDS encoding EhaG family protein has translation MSASVLVPSVVSPIVVSLYIPAIFTGLLVGLIGLLAISYQKNDLSALILTDIVGIGMLIMVAAVGTDLAESLILPGLVVDLAEILAISEILMSREIRKQGKNVDIIPLPMKMDMEILTTAPTFLAIILIAYGAFLSGFTGGAVAGGGILIYALSRRMRGVPADIWEGVAGVSGIAWCLWLVGFVIFFVFPQFWLLALFLAAFGVFIKVTFKMGLIGVMGREEFKKE, from the coding sequence ATGAGCGCATCTGTACTGGTTCCAAGCGTTGTGTCCCCCATTGTGGTATCACTTTACATTCCAGCAATATTCACGGGATTATTAGTGGGATTGATAGGCCTTTTAGCCATATCATACCAGAAAAACGATTTAAGCGCTTTGATTCTCACAGATATAGTGGGAATAGGAATGCTGATCATGGTGGCAGCGGTGGGAACTGACCTGGCTGAATCATTAATATTACCTGGACTGGTGGTTGATCTGGCCGAGATCCTGGCTATCTCTGAAATTTTAATGAGCAGAGAAATAAGAAAACAGGGCAAAAATGTTGATATTATCCCATTACCCATGAAAATGGACATGGAAATTTTAACCACTGCTCCTACCTTCCTGGCAATTATATTAATCGCATACGGTGCTTTTCTAAGTGGATTCACTGGAGGAGCAGTTGCTGGTGGAGGTATATTAATTTATGCACTCTCCCGAAGAATGAGAGGAGTTCCTGCAGATATATGGGAAGGTGTTGCCGGAGTTTCAGGTATCGCATGGTGTCTGTGGCTGGTAGGATTTGTGATATTCTTTGTATTCCCTCAGTTCTGGCTTCTGGCATTGTTCCTGGCAGCATTCGGTGTCTTTATCAAAGTAACATTTAAAATGGGCCTGATAGGAGTTATGGGCCGTGAAGAATTCAAAAAAGAGTAG